The proteins below come from a single Labilithrix sp. genomic window:
- a CDS encoding flotillin family protein, producing MIVAVVIVVVAVLAVASVMAIINKLVHICQPNEVLVFSGTQRRQGDRALGYRLVQGGRGILIPLLERVDRLDLTNMIVDVRVEGAYSKGGIPLNVNAVANVKIASTEPVIRNAIERFLGKPRKLVETVAKETLEGNLRGVLATLTPEEVNHDRVKFAQSLLHEADSDLRKLGLVLDTLKIQHVSDDKGYLDSLGRRQSAELIMRSRVAEAENRALSTEREAANFETRSLARIDADVEKTRAEVLRRIVDAQSKREALAAETRAEVVALIARADAEIEVQGARLEQIRLQLEADRIRAAEAERERRIALARGAVASIVENGRAQARSLTEVSGAWNRAGGEARRIFVAQRLGTLAGQMLDTVAELPIENVTVIDGRLHGEGRSLAATSKLAAVEIGAGLGVDVVGAASRVAAALGVGEAAPARSDV from the coding sequence CTGATCGTCGCAGTAGTCATCGTCGTCGTCGCCGTCCTCGCCGTGGCCTCGGTCATGGCCATCATCAACAAGCTCGTTCACATCTGTCAGCCGAACGAGGTGCTCGTCTTCTCCGGTACGCAGCGGCGGCAGGGCGATCGCGCGCTCGGGTACCGCCTCGTCCAAGGCGGACGCGGCATCCTCATCCCGCTCCTCGAGCGGGTCGATCGCCTCGACCTCACGAACATGATCGTCGACGTCCGCGTCGAGGGCGCGTACTCGAAGGGCGGCATCCCGCTCAACGTCAACGCGGTCGCGAACGTGAAGATCGCGTCGACGGAGCCCGTCATCCGCAACGCGATCGAGCGCTTCCTCGGCAAGCCGCGGAAGCTCGTCGAGACGGTCGCGAAGGAGACGCTGGAGGGGAACCTCCGCGGCGTCCTCGCGACCCTGACGCCGGAGGAGGTGAACCACGACCGCGTGAAGTTCGCGCAGAGCCTGCTCCACGAGGCCGACAGCGATCTGCGCAAGCTGGGGCTCGTCCTCGACACGCTGAAGATCCAGCACGTCTCCGACGACAAGGGCTACCTCGACAGCCTCGGCCGCCGGCAGTCCGCGGAGCTCATCATGCGCTCGCGCGTAGCCGAGGCGGAGAACCGCGCGCTCTCCACGGAGCGCGAAGCGGCGAACTTCGAGACGCGGTCGCTCGCGCGGATCGACGCCGACGTCGAGAAGACGCGCGCGGAGGTGCTGCGCCGGATCGTGGACGCGCAGAGCAAGCGCGAGGCGCTCGCGGCCGAGACGCGCGCCGAGGTCGTCGCCCTCATCGCCCGCGCCGACGCCGAGATCGAGGTCCAGGGCGCGCGGCTCGAGCAGATCCGCCTCCAGCTCGAGGCCGACCGCATCCGCGCGGCGGAGGCGGAGCGGGAGCGTCGCATCGCGCTCGCCCGCGGCGCCGTCGCGAGCATCGTCGAGAACGGCCGCGCGCAGGCGCGCTCGCTGACGGAGGTCTCGGGCGCCTGGAACCGCGCCGGCGGCGAGGCGCGCCGGATCTTCGTCGCGCAGCGGCTCGGCACCCTCGCGGGGCAGATGCTGGACACGGTCGCGGAGCTCCCGATCGAGAACGTCACCGTCATCGACGGCCGGCTCCACGGCGAGGGCCGGAGCCTCGCGGCGACGAGCAAGCTCGCGGCGGTCGAGATCGGGGCCGGCCTCGGGGTCGACGTGGTGGGAGCGGCCTCGCGCGTCGCCGCCGCCCTCGGGGTGGGGGAGGCCGCCCCGGCGCGGTCGGACGTTTGA
- a CDS encoding flotillin family protein: MNLAIESVIAAAGGLVFVVFVLAVASFASRFLHVCRPNEVLVFSGRRRRTANGHDVGFRIVSSGRAFRLPILERVDRMDVTLISVPMSISGAYSEGGIPLAVTAIANVKVSSEPDVVGNAVERFLGKSAHEIARVSKETLEGHLRGVLATMTPEEVNEDRLKFAERLSDEAGPDLAKLGLQLDTLKIQNVSDDRSYLDSLGRSRIAEILRSAVVAESDAVRMAEKVEAEAEARAQVAKTQASANVQRRENEARRTIADLTREALSEEERTAQVGRAVRAEAEQELHRRRAEVERMRLAADVTIPAEIERRVQSLLAEGDAAAIVAKGEAVAEALTQVHDAWSECGPRAMDMIVVQHVDEVFSRATAAATSIHARQASLVDAGDGASIARYAAAYPATVDMLLARVSDTLGVDFRSALRAEQLDAE, translated from the coding sequence GTGAATCTAGCCATCGAGTCCGTCATCGCCGCCGCCGGCGGCCTGGTCTTCGTCGTCTTCGTCCTCGCCGTCGCGTCGTTCGCCAGCCGCTTCCTCCACGTGTGCCGCCCGAACGAGGTGCTCGTCTTCTCCGGCCGCCGCCGCCGCACCGCGAACGGGCACGACGTCGGGTTCCGCATCGTCTCTTCGGGGCGCGCCTTCCGGCTGCCGATCCTCGAGCGGGTCGATCGGATGGACGTGACCCTCATCTCCGTCCCGATGTCGATCAGCGGCGCGTACTCGGAGGGCGGGATCCCGCTCGCGGTCACCGCGATCGCGAACGTGAAGGTCTCGAGCGAGCCTGACGTCGTCGGCAACGCGGTCGAGCGCTTCCTCGGCAAGAGCGCGCACGAGATCGCGCGCGTGAGCAAGGAGACCTTGGAGGGGCACCTCCGCGGCGTGCTCGCGACGATGACTCCGGAGGAGGTGAACGAGGACCGCCTCAAGTTCGCCGAGCGCCTCAGCGACGAGGCGGGGCCCGATCTCGCGAAGCTCGGCCTCCAGCTCGACACGCTGAAGATCCAGAACGTCTCCGACGACCGCAGCTACCTCGACAGCCTCGGCCGGAGCCGCATCGCGGAGATCCTCCGCTCCGCGGTCGTCGCCGAGTCCGACGCGGTGCGGATGGCGGAGAAGGTCGAGGCCGAAGCGGAGGCGCGCGCCCAAGTCGCGAAGACGCAGGCGAGCGCCAACGTGCAGCGGCGCGAGAACGAGGCGCGCCGCACCATCGCCGACCTCACGCGCGAGGCGCTCTCGGAGGAGGAGCGGACGGCGCAGGTCGGCCGCGCCGTGCGCGCCGAGGCCGAGCAGGAGCTCCACCGCCGCCGCGCGGAGGTCGAGCGCATGCGCCTCGCCGCCGACGTGACGATCCCCGCCGAGATCGAGCGTCGCGTGCAGAGCCTCCTCGCCGAGGGCGACGCGGCCGCGATCGTCGCGAAGGGCGAGGCCGTCGCCGAGGCGCTCACGCAGGTCCACGACGCGTGGTCGGAGTGCGGTCCGCGCGCGATGGACATGATCGTCGTCCAGCACGTGGACGAGGTGTTCTCGCGCGCGACCGCGGCCGCGACGAGCATCCACGCGCGCCAGGCCTCGCTCGTCGACGCCGGCGACGGCGCGTCGATCGCCCGCTACGCCGCCGCCTACCCCGCCACCGTGGACATGCTCCTCGCGCGCGTCTCCGACACCCTCGGCGTCGACTTCCGGTCGGCGCTCCGGGCCGAGCAGCTCGACGCCGAATGA
- a CDS encoding sigma 54-interacting transcriptional regulator: MENPFDGPTDRVAASIAAFVKKGSAESLLRSALDRGDPHTVERVVLAAAHAFACASPARAAHLFADLVTSHVARSLPRPRSEYLVVGAAAGRCLRALGALRGSSSAIVGVCRAAWAACFGDSLVHALVLARVIDDHDVLILGETGTGKEAVAHAIQEGCLGPKDGSPAPHASLNAAAVPDTLVAAELFGHVKGAFTGANDTRLGRIRTAHGGSLFLDEVGDLGVSTQVKLLRVMETNELSPLGSDRTYRASCRYISATHKDLASMVEAGHFRRDLHQRLAGTVIRLPPLRDRPEDIPAIGRAFVDRYLPASSLDETRKRIDTWLTSREARRHAWPGNVRELQNALRNLLLGLEPGVTPAAGSHEAQAREALPAEMRDATATLDDVVDWYVAHVLARSADNVAHAARILGVDRSTVRRRTRAYASS, encoded by the coding sequence TTGGAAAATCCGTTCGACGGCCCTACGGATCGCGTCGCGGCGTCCATCGCCGCGTTCGTGAAGAAGGGCAGCGCCGAGTCGCTCCTGCGGAGCGCGCTCGATCGTGGGGATCCGCACACCGTCGAGCGCGTCGTGCTCGCGGCGGCGCACGCGTTCGCCTGCGCGTCGCCGGCGCGCGCTGCGCACCTCTTCGCCGACCTGGTCACCTCTCACGTCGCGCGCTCGCTCCCGCGTCCGCGCAGCGAGTACCTCGTCGTCGGGGCGGCGGCGGGTCGATGCCTCCGCGCGCTGGGCGCGCTCCGGGGCTCGAGCTCGGCCATCGTCGGCGTGTGCCGCGCGGCGTGGGCGGCGTGCTTCGGCGACTCGCTCGTACACGCGCTGGTCCTGGCGCGCGTGATCGACGACCACGACGTGTTGATCCTCGGCGAGACGGGCACCGGAAAGGAGGCGGTCGCGCACGCGATCCAGGAGGGCTGCCTCGGACCGAAGGACGGCTCGCCCGCGCCGCACGCGTCGCTGAACGCGGCCGCGGTCCCGGACACGCTCGTCGCGGCGGAGCTGTTCGGCCACGTGAAGGGCGCCTTCACCGGCGCGAACGACACGCGCCTCGGCCGCATCCGCACCGCGCACGGCGGCTCGCTCTTCCTCGACGAGGTCGGCGACCTCGGGGTGAGCACGCAGGTGAAGCTCCTCCGCGTGATGGAGACCAACGAGCTGAGCCCGCTCGGCTCGGACCGCACCTACCGCGCGAGCTGCCGCTACATTTCGGCGACGCACAAGGACCTCGCGAGCATGGTCGAGGCGGGCCACTTCCGCCGCGACCTCCACCAGCGCCTGGCGGGCACCGTCATCCGGCTGCCTCCGCTGCGCGACCGGCCGGAGGACATCCCCGCGATCGGGCGCGCGTTCGTCGATCGCTACCTCCCGGCGAGCTCCCTCGACGAGACGCGCAAGCGGATCGACACGTGGCTGACGAGCCGGGAGGCGCGCCGCCACGCGTGGCCGGGCAACGTGCGCGAGCTGCAGAACGCGCTCCGGAACCTCCTCCTCGGCCTCGAGCCCGGCGTCACGCCCGCGGCGGGGAGCCACGAAGCCCAGGCGCGCGAGGCGCTCCCGGCCGAGATGCGCGACGCGACCGCGACGCTGGACGACGTCGTCGACTGGTACGTCGCGCACGTGCTCGCGCGGAGCGCCGACAACGTCGCCCACGCCGCGCGGATCCTCGGCGTCGACCGCAGCACGGTCCGCCGCCGCACGCGCGCGTACGCTTCCTCGTGA